In Listeria cossartiae subsp. cossartiae, the following proteins share a genomic window:
- a CDS encoding sugar-binding transcriptional regulator, with protein sequence MSDLINIQKKLLPDVLMIMQKRYQILRSIYFSEPVGRRTLAGMLGMSERVLRGEVEFLKAQGLVEIASSGMTVTKEGLVVFRDLENVMNQLSGLHSMEEQLAKKLQIKKCLVVQGDSDDTPWVREEMGRVAVEQLDMALTEKRNIVAVMGGSTMATVAEMMTTDFAKGRELLFVPGRGGIGEDLDNQANTICDKMATKTNTKHRVLYVPEQLGEEAYRSLLKEPAIQEGLRLVQSANAIILGIGDALAMAKRRHTGEDVLEKIIHRKAVGEAFGYYFDEQGEVVHKVPTFGLQFEDLAQIPHIIAVAGGTSKAKAIKSYMKSAPKNTILITDEGAAKSLLKGSNTLLK encoded by the coding sequence ATGTCAGACTTAATTAACATTCAGAAAAAGTTATTGCCCGACGTTTTGATGATTATGCAAAAACGCTACCAAATCCTACGCTCGATTTATTTTTCTGAACCAGTTGGGAGACGGACACTTGCCGGAATGCTAGGCATGAGTGAACGCGTCCTGCGCGGCGAAGTAGAATTTTTGAAAGCACAAGGTTTAGTAGAAATTGCTTCTTCCGGAATGACCGTTACAAAAGAAGGCTTGGTCGTTTTCCGCGATTTGGAAAATGTCATGAACCAACTTTCAGGGTTACATTCGATGGAAGAACAATTAGCGAAGAAATTGCAAATCAAAAAATGCTTGGTAGTGCAAGGTGATAGCGATGATACTCCATGGGTCCGCGAAGAAATGGGACGTGTGGCAGTAGAACAATTAGACATGGCGCTCACCGAAAAAAGAAACATCGTCGCAGTTATGGGCGGCTCTACAATGGCAACTGTTGCCGAAATGATGACAACTGATTTCGCAAAAGGCAGAGAACTACTTTTCGTTCCCGGTCGTGGAGGTATTGGTGAAGACCTTGACAATCAAGCGAATACAATTTGTGATAAGATGGCAACGAAGACAAACACGAAACACCGCGTTCTCTATGTTCCAGAGCAATTAGGCGAAGAAGCCTATCGTTCGTTACTGAAAGAACCGGCAATTCAAGAAGGCTTACGATTAGTACAATCCGCAAATGCTATTATTTTAGGCATAGGGGATGCGCTCGCTATGGCGAAACGCAGACATACCGGTGAAGATGTACTTGAAAAAATCATCCATCGTAAAGCTGTTGGTGAAGCATTTGGTTATTATTTTGATGAACAAGGCGAGGTTGTACATAAGGTTCCTACATTCGGTCTTCAATTCGAAGACTTAGCGCAAATCCCGCATATTATCGCTGTTGCAGGCGGTACATCGAAAGCCAAAGCAATCAAATCGTATATGAAAAGCGCTCCAAAAAATACGATTTTAATCACGGATGAAGGAGCAGCAAAATCGCTTTTAAAAGGGAGTAATACCCTTTTGAAATAA
- the rpoN gene encoding RNA polymerase factor sigma-54 → MRLESNFVQKQQQKQSQKLNMTQQLSQSIAMLQFATADLVAFLEDKALENPLIEVIPGSDFATDFSYSSRKSAGSSDDTDWLEQIADNKLTLADALKEQLHLMDVTQTQKIIVLYLIESLNDNGYLQIDLKDVSAALLMDDSSVLEGLEILQSMEPAGVGARDARECILLQIERSPDAPYIAYDVIQKFFTEFAEKKWKIIAAEMDVSLQDIQEVSDYIQTLNPKPGSEFESERVQYVVPDLILLQHENEFAVSLAKQFLPQVRFQEAYYETMRATEEKDVAQFLREKAGEFDWIKKGIEQRENTLQRVGEAIVSHQKAYFLDNSAHLQPLTLKEVAEELGVHESTVSRAVNGKYMETTTGVYELKRFFASGLQKKSSENENAGDISSTTIKKLVQEFVATEDKLKPLSDQKIVDMLAEKEIQVSRRAIAKYRLELNIPSSSKRKRF, encoded by the coding sequence GTGCGTTTAGAATCTAATTTCGTCCAAAAGCAACAACAAAAGCAGTCACAGAAATTAAATATGACGCAACAATTGTCCCAGTCTATTGCAATGCTTCAATTTGCGACAGCTGATCTAGTGGCATTTTTAGAAGATAAAGCACTCGAGAACCCATTAATTGAAGTGATTCCAGGCTCGGATTTTGCAACAGATTTTTCCTACAGTAGCCGTAAAAGCGCGGGAAGTTCCGATGATACGGATTGGCTAGAACAAATCGCCGATAATAAATTGACACTAGCCGATGCGCTAAAAGAACAGCTGCATTTAATGGATGTCACCCAAACACAAAAAATTATCGTTTTATATTTAATAGAAAGTTTAAATGACAATGGTTATTTACAAATAGATTTAAAAGATGTCAGTGCAGCACTTTTGATGGACGATTCCAGTGTTTTAGAAGGACTGGAGATTCTGCAAAGCATGGAACCGGCCGGGGTTGGCGCCAGAGATGCGCGCGAATGTATTTTACTGCAAATCGAACGCTCACCGGATGCTCCTTACATTGCCTATGATGTCATCCAAAAATTTTTCACGGAGTTCGCTGAGAAAAAATGGAAGATAATCGCTGCGGAAATGGATGTTAGTTTGCAAGATATCCAAGAAGTTTCCGATTATATCCAAACGCTAAACCCTAAACCAGGTTCTGAGTTTGAATCCGAACGCGTTCAATATGTGGTTCCAGACTTGATTTTACTCCAACATGAAAATGAATTCGCTGTTTCGCTAGCAAAGCAATTTTTACCGCAAGTTCGTTTCCAAGAAGCCTATTACGAAACAATGCGAGCTACCGAAGAAAAAGATGTCGCCCAATTTCTACGGGAAAAAGCCGGTGAATTTGATTGGATTAAAAAAGGTATCGAACAACGCGAAAACACGTTGCAAAGAGTTGGCGAGGCGATTGTTAGCCACCAAAAAGCCTATTTCCTAGATAACTCAGCGCATTTACAACCGTTAACTTTGAAAGAAGTAGCAGAAGAGTTGGGCGTACACGAATCCACTGTGAGCCGGGCTGTGAACGGGAAATATATGGAGACGACAACCGGTGTATACGAACTAAAACGCTTTTTCGCATCAGGTTTACAGAAGAAATCGTCCGAAAATGAAAATGCCGGCGATATCTCCAGCACGACTATCAAAAAGCTAGTGCAGGAATTTGTAGCAACAGAAGATAAATTAAAACCACTTTCTGATCAAAAAATAGTAGATATGCTCGCAGAAAAAGAAATCCAAGTTTCAAGAAGAGCTATCGCGAAATATCGTTTAGAATTAAATATTCCTTCTTCGTCCAAAAGAAAAAGATTTTAA
- a CDS encoding dipeptidase, with the protein MRVIDTHCDALYKLQAGKGKYTFQDAEELDVNFERLIEAKMLMQGFAIFLDEDIPVEHKWKKAVEQVNIFKQHVLHKGGIIQHVKKWCDLENLPEDKIGAMLTLEGIEPIGRDLDKLTQLLDGGVLSVGLTWNNANLAADGIMEERGAGLTRFGKEIIHLLNERKVYTDVSHLSVKAFWETLEQAEFVIASHSSAKAICSHPRNLDDDQIKAMIEHDAMIHVIFHPLFTTDAGVADTEDVIRHIDHICELGGLKNIGFGSDFDGIPDHVKGLEHAGKYQSFLQTLEKHYTKEEVEGFASRNFLNHLPK; encoded by the coding sequence ATGAGAGTAATTGATACCCACTGTGATGCGCTTTACAAGTTGCAGGCTGGAAAAGGAAAATACACTTTCCAAGATGCGGAAGAACTTGATGTGAATTTTGAACGGCTTATAGAGGCTAAAATGTTAATGCAAGGATTCGCCATCTTTCTTGATGAAGATATTCCTGTTGAACATAAATGGAAAAAAGCGGTTGAGCAAGTTAATATTTTTAAACAACACGTACTGCATAAAGGTGGAATTATCCAACATGTAAAAAAATGGTGTGATTTAGAAAACCTACCTGAAGACAAAATTGGCGCGATGCTAACATTAGAAGGCATTGAACCAATTGGACGTGATTTAGATAAATTAACGCAATTACTTGATGGTGGCGTATTATCTGTCGGACTAACGTGGAACAACGCCAATTTGGCAGCAGATGGTATTATGGAAGAACGTGGTGCGGGACTAACGCGCTTTGGGAAAGAAATTATCCATTTGTTGAATGAACGAAAAGTATATACAGATGTGTCTCATTTGAGCGTAAAAGCTTTTTGGGAAACATTGGAGCAAGCGGAATTTGTCATTGCTAGTCATTCGAGCGCAAAAGCGATTTGTTCGCATCCTAGAAATTTGGATGATGACCAGATTAAAGCGATGATTGAGCACGATGCGATGATTCACGTGATCTTCCATCCGCTTTTCACGACGGATGCTGGAGTGGCTGATACGGAAGATGTTATCCGGCATATCGATCATATTTGCGAGCTTGGCGGGTTAAAAAACATTGGTTTCGGTTCCGATTTTGATGGTATTCCTGACCACGTTAAAGGCCTTGAACACGCTGGCAAATACCAAAGCTTCCTCCAAACATTAGAAAAACACTATACAAAAGAAGAGGTTGAAGGATTTGCATCGCGCAACTTCTTAAACCATTTACCAAAATAG
- a CDS encoding MMPL family transporter, which yields MKDGFLSKIAGGVGGKKGRFITLGLWIIAIIILQLFFPKAADYKDDAAKDLPNSEPSVVAQKLIDDKFAGTDGVPALITWYRSTGLTTADLVNIQKYSKELTENPVDYQKMAVPYDKMPPVALKQQVSKDGTTFIQTVIMKDSATSDQLSESFKQLESAAKTTIGEDPFAQKVSADNTLVARTTGPAGISVDASGLFKDADVSLLIGTVLLVLVFLLVIYRSPILALIPLIAVGFAYLVITPILGLLAKEGIITYGSQGLSIMTVLLFGAGTDYCLFLISRFRSHLHTEKNRFQAFKEAFSGTAGAIALSGLTVMAALLLLLAAEYGSFHNFAVPFSLAIFIMMISSLTLVPALLGIFGRVSFWPFVPRTVEMEENRAKKKGKTPKHHKENRFWHKIGEMSAKHPIRILIITLIILIGCGIFTTQVKYTYDTLSTFPEDMPSREGFTLISDHFGAGMLAPMEVVVNSKESMKSSLENVDGVASVTGPERSKGYQKYTLILKDNPYSNEAMDVVPKVRVAADKGNDVYIAGQTATQYDDRAVTEHDEKVIIPLVIALIAILLLCYLRSITAMLYLVATVLLSFVGALGLGWVIIHYAMGVEAISGLIPLYAFVFIVALGEDYNIFMISSIWKNSKKMPLRKAITEGVGQTGGVITSAGLILAGTFGVLTTLPIQLLVQFGLITAIGVLLDTFIVRPFLVPSITVLLGKWSFWPGKQHKMTK from the coding sequence ATGAAAGATGGATTTTTAAGCAAAATAGCCGGTGGGGTTGGCGGCAAGAAAGGTCGATTTATTACGTTAGGTCTGTGGATTATCGCTATTATTATTTTACAATTATTCTTTCCAAAAGCAGCTGATTACAAAGATGATGCGGCGAAAGATCTGCCAAACTCAGAGCCTTCTGTTGTTGCGCAAAAACTAATTGATGACAAATTTGCCGGGACAGATGGTGTGCCAGCGCTAATTACCTGGTATCGTTCCACTGGCTTGACGACAGCAGATTTAGTTAATATTCAAAAATATAGTAAAGAACTAACCGAAAACCCAGTAGATTACCAAAAAATGGCAGTTCCTTACGACAAAATGCCACCAGTTGCGTTAAAACAACAAGTTTCTAAAGACGGAACTACTTTTATTCAAACAGTTATTATGAAAGATAGCGCAACATCGGATCAACTATCTGAAAGTTTCAAACAACTTGAATCTGCTGCGAAAACAACGATTGGTGAAGACCCATTTGCGCAGAAAGTTTCAGCAGATAATACGCTCGTTGCTCGGACAACTGGTCCGGCTGGGATTAGTGTCGATGCGAGTGGGTTATTTAAAGACGCGGATGTATCGTTATTAATTGGGACTGTACTACTTGTGTTAGTCTTTTTATTAGTGATTTATCGTTCGCCAATTTTAGCATTAATTCCTTTGATTGCGGTTGGCTTTGCGTATTTGGTGATTACACCGATTCTTGGTTTGCTCGCGAAAGAAGGAATAATCACGTATGGCTCGCAAGGACTCTCCATCATGACCGTACTATTATTTGGTGCTGGAACAGATTATTGTTTATTCTTGATATCCAGATTTCGCAGTCATTTACACACCGAGAAAAACAGGTTCCAAGCATTTAAAGAAGCGTTCAGCGGTACAGCAGGTGCGATTGCGCTTAGTGGCTTGACTGTAATGGCGGCACTTCTGTTATTACTAGCCGCAGAATACGGTTCATTCCATAATTTCGCCGTACCATTTAGTCTAGCGATTTTCATCATGATGATTTCCTCGCTCACACTTGTACCTGCCCTTCTAGGTATATTTGGTCGCGTCTCGTTTTGGCCATTTGTCCCAAGAACAGTCGAAATGGAAGAAAACCGCGCGAAGAAAAAAGGTAAAACACCGAAACACCACAAAGAAAACCGTTTTTGGCATAAAATTGGGGAAATGTCCGCGAAACATCCCATTCGTATTTTGATTATCACGTTAATTATTTTGATTGGTTGTGGGATTTTTACAACGCAAGTCAAATACACCTATGATACACTGTCGACATTCCCAGAAGACATGCCATCACGGGAAGGGTTTACGCTCATTAGCGACCATTTCGGTGCCGGTATGCTTGCGCCAATGGAGGTAGTTGTGAACTCCAAAGAATCCATGAAGAGTTCGCTTGAAAATGTGGACGGGGTTGCGTCAGTTACCGGGCCTGAACGAAGCAAGGGCTATCAAAAATACACACTCATTTTAAAAGATAATCCTTATAGTAATGAAGCGATGGATGTCGTACCAAAAGTTCGCGTCGCTGCTGACAAAGGGAATGACGTTTACATCGCCGGACAAACAGCAACACAGTATGATGATCGCGCGGTGACCGAGCATGATGAAAAAGTGATTATTCCGCTGGTTATTGCTTTGATTGCGATTTTACTTCTATGCTATTTACGTTCAATTACAGCAATGCTTTATCTTGTTGCAACGGTTCTGTTATCATTCGTTGGAGCGCTCGGACTCGGCTGGGTCATTATCCATTACGCGATGGGAGTAGAGGCGATTTCTGGCTTGATTCCGCTCTATGCCTTTGTCTTTATCGTCGCACTCGGGGAAGATTACAATATCTTTATGATTTCTAGCATCTGGAAAAATAGCAAGAAAATGCCACTTCGAAAAGCAATTACAGAAGGCGTTGGTCAAACTGGTGGGGTTATCACGTCTGCAGGGTTAATTTTAGCAGGAACCTTTGGCGTCTTAACTACACTTCCAATTCAACTCCTCGTCCAATTTGGCTTAATTACAGCAATTGGCGTGTTGCTTGATACATTTATCGTCCGTCCATTCCTAGTGCCATCAATTACCGTGCTCCTTGGAAAATGGTCATTCTGGCCGGGGAAACAGCATAAAATGACAAAATAA
- a CDS encoding TetR/AcrR family transcriptional regulator, whose amino-acid sequence MEKKRTRAEELGITRRKILDTARDLFMEKGYRAVSTREIAKIAKITQPALYHHFEDKESLYIEVVRELTQNIQLEMHPIMQANKEKEAQLRDMLIMLIEEHPTNILLMIHDILNEMKPENQFLLYKLWQQTYLEPFQNFFERLENAGELRDGVSAETAARYCLSTISPLFSGKGSFAQQQTTTEQIDELINLMMFGICKKEV is encoded by the coding sequence ATGGAAAAGAAGCGGACTCGGGCAGAAGAGTTAGGAATAACAAGAAGAAAAATTCTGGATACAGCACGTGATTTATTTATGGAAAAAGGTTACCGGGCAGTTTCCACCAGAGAAATAGCTAAAATTGCCAAAATTACCCAACCGGCACTTTATCACCATTTTGAAGACAAGGAATCGCTCTATATTGAAGTGGTTCGTGAATTGACGCAGAACATTCAGCTGGAAATGCATCCGATTATGCAGGCGAACAAAGAGAAGGAAGCGCAATTGCGCGATATGTTAATCATGTTAATTGAGGAACATCCGACCAATATTTTGCTAATGATTCATGATATTCTCAATGAAATGAAACCAGAAAATCAGTTTTTACTCTATAAATTATGGCAACAAACGTATTTAGAACCATTTCAAAATTTTTTCGAACGACTAGAAAATGCTGGTGAACTGCGTGACGGTGTAAGTGCGGAGACGGCTGCAAGATACTGTTTGTCTACCATTAGCCCACTTTTTTCAGGGAAAGGCAGCTTTGCGCAACAGCAAACGACCACAGAGCAAATCGATGAATTAATCAATTTAATGATGTTTGGTATTTGTAAAAAAGAGGTATGA
- a CDS encoding type II toxin-antitoxin system death-on-curing family toxin produces MNEQLIVNINNYLQKLTENVVKPMYGIRDENSIHLILQSLDQEVFGVELHPTIFDKAAYLWYSLANYHCFYNGNKRTALVTTYLYLRLNGFNLKIDSSFYDIAMNIVEFHMEQEKIKGTIQEHITETSKLPSENILEHLETEINNNSSFKDVIIKLSKT; encoded by the coding sequence ATGAATGAACAACTAATAGTAAATATCAATAACTATTTGCAGAAGTTAACAGAAAATGTTGTCAAACCTATGTATGGAATTAGAGACGAAAATTCCATACATTTAATTTTGCAATCCCTAGATCAAGAGGTTTTTGGTGTGGAATTGCACCCTACTATTTTTGATAAGGCAGCTTATTTATGGTATTCCTTGGCTAATTATCATTGCTTTTATAATGGAAATAAACGAACGGCTTTAGTGACAACTTATCTTTATCTAAGATTAAATGGTTTCAATTTAAAAATAGATAGCAGCTTTTATGATATCGCTATGAATATTGTAGAATTTCATATGGAACAAGAGAAAATTAAAGGAACTATACAAGAACATATTACCGAAACTTCAAAACTCCCTTCTGAAAATATCCTAGAACATTTAGAAACCGAAATAAATAATAATAGTTCTTTTAAAGATGTGATTATCAAGTTATCAAAGACTTAA
- a CDS encoding type II toxin-antitoxin system death-on-curing family toxin has translation MSRIDIGEIRDFAFQLRAANQTGRKIIQGIKTTVTNYIEDGSLKGKAVEASKNYYQMTYIPLCDTIIEAMNESEERMKRYIQDFHDQVDPSPNAKIDADGLYELGQMIDRIESKKEALYQRMNSNTEGQMQTYRSQLATAYKQENILEKYLAFEQSHGAFFEHLTDLVQGIQQTVQELQSNIQFNSQTGGYDISKLNFATVSRMRKTLGKASATDTTVYDFASYSKVKQGGMWILSKDGQVDIKATEAYNTASFNGELPKESNQATEEGELVKATLESLKQNKNPITGQEISKAQSFGILTSLIFGYTTKVYRGKKFTIPNSALKQANKANADQKTRILKNIEASKKAREASNFEEHLKREKAALEEINKGGKNRSRNLIDNTDEIAKDIRNINKKYSNGFEQNNSIDSIINSASYYNDTWEQTSAVTRSIADHAFENGNKRTAFDTLNMLLDEFNLKSPLNDTQKWDLIEKLGRKEITDVSKIANILKGK, from the coding sequence GTGAGCCGAATCGACATCGGAGAAATACGAGATTTTGCATTCCAACTACGCGCAGCTAACCAAACAGGAAGAAAAATCATCCAAGGCATCAAAACCACCGTGACAAACTACATAGAAGATGGTAGTTTAAAAGGGAAGGCCGTGGAAGCGTCCAAAAATTATTATCAAATGACGTATATTCCACTCTGCGACACGATAATCGAGGCAATGAATGAGAGTGAGGAACGGATGAAGCGGTACATCCAGGACTTTCACGACCAAGTAGACCCTTCTCCTAATGCTAAAATCGACGCAGATGGTTTATACGAACTCGGCCAAATGATTGACCGAATTGAAAGCAAAAAAGAAGCATTGTATCAACGAATGAATAGTAACACAGAAGGCCAAATGCAAACCTATCGTTCCCAGTTAGCAACCGCATATAAGCAGGAAAATATTTTAGAGAAATATCTGGCTTTTGAACAAAGTCATGGGGCTTTTTTCGAGCATTTGACGGATTTAGTGCAAGGTATCCAGCAGACTGTTCAAGAGTTACAATCCAATATCCAGTTTAATAGTCAAACTGGGGGCTATGATATAAGTAAACTAAATTTTGCCACTGTGAGCCGAATGCGAAAAACGTTAGGAAAAGCGAGCGCCACTGATACGACAGTCTATGATTTTGCGAGTTATAGCAAAGTGAAACAAGGCGGCATGTGGATTCTGTCTAAAGATGGTCAAGTGGATATTAAAGCAACGGAAGCTTATAATACAGCCAGTTTTAACGGCGAATTACCAAAGGAAAGTAACCAAGCTACGGAAGAAGGCGAGTTGGTAAAAGCCACACTAGAATCATTGAAACAAAATAAAAATCCGATTACAGGACAAGAAATAAGCAAAGCGCAAAGTTTTGGGATTTTAACCTCGCTTATTTTTGGTTACACGACAAAAGTATATCGAGGAAAGAAATTCACTATACCAAACAGCGCCTTAAAGCAAGCCAATAAAGCAAACGCCGACCAAAAAACGCGAATACTAAAAAATATAGAAGCAAGTAAAAAAGCTAGAGAAGCATCTAATTTTGAAGAGCATTTGAAAAGAGAAAAAGCGGCGTTAGAGGAAATTAACAAGGGTGGGAAGAATCGGAGTAGAAATTTAATTGACAATACGGATGAAATTGCAAAGGACATTAGGAATATAAATAAAAAATATTCTAATGGGTTTGAACAAAATAATTCAATTGATAGTATAATTAATTCTGCATCTTATTATAATGATACATGGGAGCAAACTTCTGCAGTAACTAGAAGTATTGCGGACCATGCATTTGAAAATGGTAATAAAAGAACAGCTTTTGATACATTAAATATGTTATTAGATGAGTTTAATTTAAAATCACCTTTAAATGATACACAAAAATGGGATTTAATTGAAAAATTAGGTAGAAAGGAGATTACAGATGTATCTAAAATTGCAAACATTCTTAAAGGAAAATAA
- a CDS encoding DUF898 family protein, translating to MGEEYNIETRNGRTSFFDGGLLQYIGWTILGTLVTICTIGICYPWALCMVYGWKINHTVIEGRRLKFQGSAVGLFGHWIKWLLLTIITIGIYGFWVFIKLEDWKVKNTIFK from the coding sequence ATGGGAGAAGAGTACAACATTGAAACACGAAACGGGAGAACATCATTTTTTGATGGAGGTTTGCTGCAATATATCGGTTGGACGATACTTGGCACTTTGGTGACGATTTGTACGATTGGGATTTGCTATCCATGGGCTTTGTGTATGGTTTATGGCTGGAAAATCAATCATACGGTTATTGAAGGAAGACGCTTGAAATTCCAAGGTTCTGCGGTTGGACTTTTTGGTCACTGGATTAAATGGCTTTTACTAACTATCATTACTATCGGAATTTATGGTTTCTGGGTTTTCATTAAATTAGAAGATTGGAAAGTAAAAAATACGATTTTTAAATAA
- a CDS encoding lytic polysaccharide monooxygenase, producing MKKFSKIGMFFAVFTLAVVLFQTTASAHGYISKPASRVYLANRGINVGVGAAQFEPQSVEAPKGFPVSGPADGRIAGGGKYSLLDAQTANRWAKVDIESGPLTVEWTLTAPHRTSGWQYFITKKGWDPNAPLTRASLEPLATIAADGSAPGTIATQEINIPNDRSGYYVILGVWTIADTGNAFYQVIDANIINSDVAPIADDEAPTAPTNLAGTTTPKKVSLTWTASTDNIGIKGYEILRDGQVIGESQAASYEDTTVNSSTAYTYTVRAKDFGGNSSALSNSINVTTKEAPAVDKEAPTAPKSLMSHAQTDTTIALCWQASTDNVEVKNYELYRNNTKIATSTKTMFEDTKLASNTSYKYKVYAVDTSGNRSLVSNEITVKTKPLDPMNTWKADQIYLAGDQIYYKGVPYTAKWWTKGNAPDTSDVWKNESTELQAWNSLKAYNGGDKVIYNGKTYQAKWWVKGARPDSSSIWTLVN from the coding sequence ATGAAGAAATTTTCGAAAATTGGAATGTTTTTTGCTGTGTTTACGTTAGCTGTAGTTCTTTTTCAAACAACTGCTTCAGCTCATGGATACATATCAAAGCCGGCAAGTCGTGTTTATTTAGCAAACAGAGGAATCAATGTAGGGGTTGGAGCAGCGCAATTTGAACCACAAAGTGTAGAAGCTCCAAAAGGTTTCCCAGTAAGTGGACCTGCTGATGGAAGAATCGCAGGCGGAGGAAAATATTCACTTTTAGACGCTCAAACTGCAAATCGTTGGGCAAAAGTTGATATTGAGTCTGGCCCACTAACAGTAGAATGGACATTGACAGCGCCACATAGAACAAGTGGTTGGCAATATTTTATTACTAAAAAAGGTTGGGACCCAAATGCGCCACTGACTAGAGCATCATTAGAACCATTAGCAACAATTGCTGCGGATGGAAGTGCTCCAGGAACTATTGCTACACAAGAAATTAATATTCCGAATGACCGTTCAGGATACTATGTAATCCTTGGTGTTTGGACAATTGCTGATACAGGTAATGCGTTTTATCAAGTTATTGACGCAAACATCATTAACTCTGATGTAGCGCCAATTGCTGACGACGAAGCGCCAACAGCTCCAACTAATTTAGCTGGAACTACTACGCCGAAAAAAGTAAGTTTAACATGGACTGCTTCAACGGATAATATTGGAATTAAAGGTTATGAAATTTTACGTGACGGACAAGTAATCGGAGAAAGCCAAGCCGCTTCTTATGAAGATACGACTGTAAATTCAAGCACTGCGTACACTTACACAGTTCGCGCAAAAGATTTCGGTGGCAACAGCTCTGCATTAAGCAATAGCATTAATGTGACTACAAAAGAAGCTCCAGCAGTGGATAAAGAAGCGCCAACTGCACCAAAAAGCTTAATGTCACACGCGCAAACAGATACAACAATTGCTCTTTGTTGGCAAGCATCCACGGATAACGTGGAAGTGAAAAATTACGAACTATATCGTAATAATACAAAAATCGCAACATCAACAAAAACAATGTTTGAAGATACAAAACTAGCAAGCAATACAAGCTATAAATATAAAGTTTATGCAGTAGATACTTCAGGAAATCGCTCCTTAGTAAGTAACGAAATCACTGTTAAAACAAAACCACTAGATCCGATGAACACATGGAAAGCGGATCAAATTTACCTAGCTGGCGACCAAATTTATTATAAAGGCGTGCCGTATACAGCGAAGTGGTGGACAAAAGGTAACGCACCAGACACAAGTGATGTTTGGAAAAATGAAAGCACAGAACTCCAAGCTTGGAACTCTCTAAAAGCCTATAACGGCGGAGATAAAGTCATTTATAACGGCAAAACATACCAAGCAAAATGGTGGGTTAAAGGTGCAAGACCAGACAGCTCTTCCATTTGGACATTAGTAAATTAA
- the clpP gene encoding ATP-dependent Clp endopeptidase proteolytic subunit ClpP → MNLIPTVIEQTSRGERAYDIYSRLLKDRIIMLGSAIDDNVANSIVSQLLFLDAQDPEKDIFLYINSPGGSISAGMAIYDTMNFVKADVQTIGMGMAASMGSFLLTAGASGKRFALPNAEIMIHQPLGGAQGQATEIEIAARHILKIKERMNTIMAEKTGQPYEVIARDTDRDNFMTAQEAKDYGLIDDIVVNKSGLKG, encoded by the coding sequence ATGAACTTAATTCCAACAGTAATCGAACAAACTAGCCGCGGTGAACGTGCATATGACATTTATTCCCGTTTATTAAAAGACAGAATTATTATGTTAGGATCTGCAATTGATGATAACGTGGCAAACTCTATCGTTTCTCAATTATTATTCCTAGATGCACAAGATCCTGAAAAAGATATTTTCTTATATATCAATTCTCCAGGCGGAAGCATTTCAGCTGGTATGGCCATTTACGACACAATGAATTTCGTGAAAGCGGACGTTCAAACAATCGGTATGGGTATGGCTGCTTCAATGGGATCATTCCTATTAACAGCTGGCGCAAGCGGTAAACGTTTTGCCCTTCCAAACGCAGAAATCATGATTCACCAACCACTTGGCGGTGCTCAAGGTCAAGCAACTGAAATCGAAATTGCAGCTCGTCACATTTTAAAAATCAAAGAACGTATGAATACCATTATGGCTGAAAAAACTGGTCAACCATATGAAGTCATTGCTCGTGATACAGATCGTGATAACTTCATGACTGCACAAGAAGCCAAAGATTACGGCTTAATCGATGATATCGTTGTTAACAAATCTGGCTTAAAAGGTTAA